Part of the Nitrospirota bacterium genome, TTTTATTTGTGCCCTTCTGAAAGTTCAACTAACAAGTAAGGAGGTACACAATGGCTAACGGAACAGTAAAGTGGTTCAACGATTCCAAAGGCTTCGGCTTCATCACCAGTGAAGACGGCACCGATGTTTTCGTCCACCATACGTCCATCCAGGCTCAGGGATTCAAGTCCCTTGCCGAGGGTGACAGCGTTACGTTCGATACCGAGAAAGGCCCTAAAGGTCCCAAGGCAGTCAACGTCGTAAGACAGTAAGGACCTGACGAAGAGCGCCCCCTGCCCAGAGCAGGGGGCTTTTTGTTCCTTCAAGGAGGGCCTCCCATGATCAGTAAGCAGAAGAATGCTGAACGGCTCGAGAGAAGGCAGCAGAAACAAGATGCAGGGTTGCTATCCTCCCGGTACCCCGGCGTCGCCTCCATTGTCATCTTCATGAATTACTACAGAAGAGAGAGCGGCCCTTCGTTCATGCAGCGCACGGTCAACTTCTTCCCCGGCAGCGCTGCCTACTTTCTTTTGGAATGCATGGAGGATAAGTGTATTGACGGCGGTTTCAACCTGGAGCCTGTCATTTACACCATGGTGAAAGGCCACCAGGAATCAGCGAACGGGGAGCTTGCCTGTCCCGGAAATGATGCCTCGGGCCACCGCCGTATCGACTACAGGATAGCCATAAAGTATAGTTAACGCTCTAGTGCTGCTCTGCAGCCCAATGCATGAGGACGATCAGGTGCGCTGTTCCGGGCGGGTGATCGTTCGTTCCTGCACCGCTGTCATGCAAAATGGACCCCCCCTGCGCCCCTCCCGAGGAGGGGACGTGAGCGCACGAAAGGCATATCGGCACAAAATAGGTATAGGCCTTCTGTTTTTTGAGGGCAATAGGTATAAAACTGTTGCAAAAAATTCAGAGAGAAATTATTCTAATGAGATGAAAACCACGAAGATAGCTGTTCCCAAAGGGTTTCTCTTCTCTACTGCCGAGGCGGCGATCAAAAGACCCGGGCGTAAAGACCTCGCCCTGATCTGCTCCGCGGAGGAGGCGGCTGTTGCGGGCATGTTCACCACCAACAATATCAAGGCAGCGCCGGTGAAGCTCGCTATGAAGCGGATCGCATCCGGGAGGGGACAGGCGATCATCGTCAACAGCGGCAATGCGAATGCCTGCTCGGGCGAGCAGGGGATGAAGGATGCTGTCGAGATGGCGGA contains:
- a CDS encoding cold-shock protein — translated: MANGTVKWFNDSKGFGFITSEDGTDVFVHHTSIQAQGFKSLAEGDSVTFDTEKGPKGPKAVNVVRQ